A part of Melittangium boletus DSM 14713 genomic DNA contains:
- a CDS encoding glycosyltransferase: MFLLLLILTAASALYLMNLAVLLRRVMRALPRIERLDAPPPVRWPRVSLVMPARDEERTLESAMRSKLGNTYPELELVLVNDRSTDATGTLADRFAQSEPRLQVVHVEQLPEGWLGKVHAMQRGLERASGEWLLFSDADVHLAPKTLERIIAFAEHEGLDHVTVFPQFTCSGFLLQMTLVSMFRMVCVRTRMWEVSDPRSSASLGIGAFNLVRRSALERTPGLEWLKMEIADDVMLGTMLKRSGAKQAVLNGRNAVSLEFYPSLGAFNRAMEKSGASFSLTSLILGNLVLVVLECGFLAGVLSGHSALMLLGGATWAMGAVTTWAFSVWAGFSRWTAPLAFLGVLPTTWVSIRSAVLALVRGGVFWRGTFYPTAVLRAGQRLGR; the protein is encoded by the coding sequence ATGTTCTTGCTCCTCCTGATCCTCACCGCGGCCAGTGCCCTCTATCTGATGAACCTGGCGGTTCTGCTTCGCCGGGTCATGCGTGCCCTGCCCCGGATCGAGCGCTTGGATGCGCCGCCGCCCGTGCGCTGGCCGCGGGTGTCGCTGGTCATGCCCGCGCGCGACGAGGAGCGCACGTTGGAGTCCGCCATGCGCTCCAAACTGGGAAACACCTACCCGGAACTCGAGTTGGTCCTGGTGAATGACCGCTCGACGGATGCGACGGGCACCCTCGCCGACCGCTTCGCCCAGAGCGAACCCCGACTCCAGGTGGTGCACGTCGAGCAACTTCCCGAGGGCTGGCTCGGGAAGGTTCACGCCATGCAACGGGGACTGGAGCGCGCGAGCGGAGAGTGGCTCCTCTTCAGCGACGCGGATGTCCACCTGGCCCCGAAAACCCTGGAGCGGATCATCGCCTTCGCGGAGCACGAGGGGCTCGACCATGTCACCGTGTTCCCCCAGTTCACCTGCTCTGGCTTCCTGCTCCAGATGACGCTCGTCTCCATGTTCCGGATGGTGTGCGTGAGAACCCGGATGTGGGAGGTGTCCGATCCGCGCTCGTCCGCCAGCCTCGGGATTGGCGCCTTCAACCTCGTGCGCCGCTCGGCCCTGGAGCGCACCCCGGGGCTGGAGTGGCTGAAGATGGAGATCGCCGACGACGTCATGCTCGGAACGATGCTCAAGCGCTCCGGCGCGAAGCAGGCCGTGCTCAATGGCCGCAACGCCGTGAGCCTCGAGTTCTATCCATCGCTGGGCGCCTTCAACCGAGCCATGGAGAAGAGCGGTGCGTCCTTCTCCTTGACCTCGCTCATCCTGGGCAACCTGGTCCTGGTGGTGCTCGAGTGCGGGTTCCTCGCGGGAGTGCTTTCGGGACACTCCGCGCTCATGCTGCTGGGAGGAGCCACCTGGGCGATGGGCGCCGTGACGACCTGGGCCTTCAGTGTCTGGGCGGGCTTTTCCCGGTGGACCGCCCCCCTGGCCTTCCTGGGCGTCCTGCCGACCACGTGGGTCTCGATCCGCTCGGCCGTGCTGGCGCTCGTGCGAGGAGGCGTCTTCTGGCGAGGGACGTTCTACCCCACGGCCGTGCTGCGCGCCGGACAGCGCC
- a CDS encoding TolC family protein has protein sequence MVLLAVLTGMAPRALAREAHAPLSLEEVLGSTREHHPRVDAAQRGVAAAEAEVLSAEGGFDPLVRARGLAVPFSYYPHERIEATVEQPTPLWGLRLSAGYRLGQGDFPVYYGQYETLSGGEVHAGVALPLWRDGAIDKRRAGLSQARLRQRIAAFELAGERLGVQRQAAYHYWDWVAAGRQLSIATAQHALAVARREQLARRVAAGDIPRIEHTENERVLLARDADRVAARRALEQAALKLSLYLRDARGEPQVVSSARLPDGLPLPEAALEAGLEEWLEQALHRRPELRGLELRREVLQVDAELARNQAAPAVDLGLRVARDVGQGPANLRPTELQASLTLDIPLFAREARGQRRAAEARQAAVDARARLARDEIVTEVRDTISALRAAYERVGLAQSAAEVARQLARAEYIRFEHGDTSLLVVNQREQAAVEAELVEVKALLEYQRAMVDLLAATVAIEPSGDERPRAP, from the coding sequence ATGGTCTTGCTCGCGGTGCTGACGGGGATGGCGCCCCGGGCTTTGGCCCGTGAGGCGCACGCGCCCCTCTCGCTCGAGGAGGTGCTTGGCTCCACCCGCGAGCACCATCCGCGCGTGGACGCGGCCCAGCGGGGCGTGGCCGCCGCCGAGGCCGAGGTGCTCTCCGCCGAGGGCGGCTTCGACCCCCTGGTGCGGGCGCGGGGGCTCGCCGTTCCGTTCAGCTACTACCCGCACGAGCGCATCGAGGCGACCGTCGAGCAGCCCACGCCGCTGTGGGGCCTGCGCTTGTCCGCGGGCTACCGCCTGGGCCAGGGCGACTTCCCCGTGTACTACGGCCAGTACGAGACGCTCTCGGGGGGCGAGGTGCACGCGGGGGTCGCGCTTCCCCTGTGGCGCGATGGCGCCATCGACAAGCGGCGGGCGGGTCTCTCCCAAGCGCGGCTGCGGCAGCGGATCGCCGCGTTCGAACTCGCGGGGGAGCGGCTCGGCGTGCAACGGCAGGCGGCCTACCACTATTGGGACTGGGTGGCCGCGGGTCGGCAGCTGTCCATCGCCACCGCGCAGCATGCGCTGGCCGTGGCGCGCCGCGAGCAGCTCGCGCGCCGCGTGGCCGCGGGAGACATTCCGCGAATCGAGCACACGGAAAACGAGCGGGTCCTCCTGGCGCGGGACGCGGATCGGGTCGCCGCGCGGCGGGCGCTCGAGCAGGCCGCGCTCAAGCTGTCGCTGTACCTGCGGGATGCCCGGGGCGAGCCCCAGGTCGTCTCGTCCGCGCGTCTGCCGGACGGGCTCCCCCTTCCCGAGGCCGCGCTGGAGGCGGGACTGGAGGAATGGCTCGAGCAGGCGTTGCACCGGCGCCCGGAGCTGAGGGGCTTGGAGCTGCGGCGCGAGGTGTTGCAGGTGGACGCGGAGCTGGCCCGCAACCAGGCGGCCCCCGCCGTGGACCTCGGGCTACGCGTGGCTCGGGACGTAGGCCAGGGTCCCGCCAACCTGCGGCCCACCGAGCTCCAGGCGTCGCTGACGCTCGACATTCCCCTGTTCGCCCGGGAGGCCCGGGGCCAACGCCGGGCCGCCGAGGCGAGGCAGGCGGCGGTGGATGCCCGGGCCCGGCTGGCGCGCGATGAAATCGTCACCGAGGTGCGTGACACGATCTCGGCCCTGCGGGCCGCCTATGAGCGGGTGGGGCTCGCCCAGAGCGCCGCGGAGGTGGCGCGCCAGCTCGCGCGTGCGGAGTACATCCGCTTCGAGCATGGGGACACGAGTCTGCTGGTGGTCAATCAGCGCGAGCAGGCAGCGGTCGAAGCCGAGCTCGTGGAGGTCAAGGCGCTCTTGGAATACCAGCGCGCCATGGTGGACCTGCTCGCCGCCACGGTCGCGATCGAGCCCTCGGGGGATGAGCGCCCGCGGGCTCCATGA